The proteins below come from a single Ignavibacteria bacterium genomic window:
- a CDS encoding PAS domain S-box protein, producing the protein MSQDLHNLSSPEKTLGFLEEAPAGILIFSSGWEVTYVNKTFFEFGVLDQDSARIPAGKNLLDSAIPQLLDIAGEITGLEEGKFFEKKIKSMRAIDGSEISVFVKGSSMYTGGVFQGGMLLLQDLRLEAKSPDDINFEDTLLNGIIKQSGNSCFITGYDLKIKYFHLNSLVQRILPEGDLINRGAEEVLYPLLKQKTTQILNLLMANKEKVTEKVSLELDGQRVSFQASFIPFSITGTPRLIYISLKDITSEENENLRRQYELNELKQYQFITSSVTDAVITTDKKGNIIFWNKSAEELFGYCKSEIYKLFIGRIFHSFDEENFIQIKNELLPGSSYETELRAEAKDKKEEYVSVKVSATGEANDTAYIFLCSSIKERLRVERDLRISEERFRNIVINANEFICNLDTDGNIIYVNPAFLKIFDYTEGELLQKNIRDLIYPGSLTEEGLKLSSLLDSQSGPSELSLVTRTGEKIVTLANFSPIMDLNDTVKYHNCIFTDITEQKLAQKELQMVRSVYEASQDGISVEADRKFILVNESFAGIFGYGSASELIGKDSLDIVANEDIPKVAKFIKARENKEPAPDRYEFLARHKDGSVFYAEVSVTSYEAENKTHIVSVCRDVTERKRTQQALKDSEERYRSITDNIDDFLWTAERIDRNMRPVFYTSSIEKVTGYGQEEFLSDSKLWFKLIYPDDLKTVNKKLKNLLQDPARQSDEIEFRIINKSGNITWVRNKIKVKRDSMGLPQRIFGLVSDISLYKKASEDLEKVTEALRESNDTKDKFLSIISHDLRTPFSSILGFTDLLLSDEGLSEVQRTQYITFIQESSKNMLALVNSLLDWTRLQTGRMKFEPERLNIREVIQKSITIMAGTALQKGIRLEMLLEQDTYVHADQNLLLQVFNNLISNSIKFTNSGGSISVSGRPGKGLTNYHFIVKDTGVGIKKEDLGKLFHVDSKFTLEGTKGEKGSGLGLSIVREIIEKHGGEIYVESEFGKGSEFHFTLPAAAANILLVDDNKTDRLLYQKILKNIVPNYIIDEASNGEEALEIIVRKTPALVITDHSMPLMSGYDMVRNLNGMDIKGKPPVIVLSGDINKHIFEEYRELQVEYIFQKPVDLTNFKTAIERSLRKALFY; encoded by the coding sequence ATGTCTCAGGATTTACATAATTTATCATCCCCGGAAAAGACACTCGGTTTCCTCGAAGAGGCGCCCGCGGGCATTCTGATATTTTCATCCGGCTGGGAAGTGACATATGTAAATAAAACCTTTTTTGAATTCGGCGTCCTGGATCAGGATTCAGCCCGGATACCCGCAGGGAAAAACCTCCTTGACTCAGCCATACCTCAGCTGCTTGATATAGCCGGTGAAATAACCGGACTGGAAGAGGGAAAGTTTTTTGAAAAGAAAATTAAAAGCATGAGGGCCATTGACGGCAGTGAAATATCAGTATTCGTAAAGGGCTCCTCTATGTACACCGGCGGCGTATTCCAGGGAGGCATGCTTTTGCTCCAGGACCTGAGGCTGGAAGCTAAATCGCCTGACGACATAAATTTTGAAGACACTCTTCTTAACGGGATTATTAAGCAGTCCGGCAACAGCTGTTTTATTACCGGTTACGACCTAAAGATCAAGTACTTCCACTTAAACAGCCTGGTACAAAGAATCCTCCCCGAAGGCGATCTCATAAACCGCGGCGCTGAGGAGGTGCTCTATCCCCTGCTAAAGCAGAAGACAACTCAGATATTAAACCTGCTGATGGCAAACAAAGAAAAGGTAACAGAGAAGGTTTCACTGGAACTGGACGGGCAGAGGGTTTCATTCCAGGCCTCGTTTATTCCTTTTTCAATTACCGGCACCCCGCGCCTGATCTATATTTCCTTAAAAGATATTACATCTGAGGAAAATGAAAACCTGAGGCGCCAGTACGAGCTTAATGAGCTTAAGCAGTACCAGTTCATTACTTCAAGCGTAACAGATGCCGTTATTACCACAGACAAAAAAGGCAATATAATTTTCTGGAACAAGTCCGCCGAAGAGCTTTTCGGCTACTGCAAAAGCGAGATATATAAGCTGTTCATAGGAAGGATATTCCATTCCTTTGACGAGGAAAATTTCATCCAAATAAAAAATGAACTTTTACCCGGCTCTTCTTATGAAACAGAGCTGAGGGCTGAGGCAAAGGACAAAAAAGAGGAATACGTTTCAGTAAAGGTAAGCGCCACCGGCGAGGCCAATGATACCGCGTATATATTCCTCTGCTCCTCAATTAAAGAAAGGCTCAGGGTTGAACGGGATCTCAGGATCTCTGAGGAGCGCTTCAGAAATATTGTAATTAATGCAAATGAGTTTATCTGCAACCTGGACACGGATGGAAATATAATTTATGTCAACCCCGCATTCTTAAAGATATTCGACTATACCGAAGGCGAGCTTCTGCAGAAGAATATACGGGATCTTATCTATCCGGGTTCCCTGACGGAAGAAGGGCTTAAACTCTCCAGCCTGCTGGACAGCCAGTCGGGCCCGTCAGAACTGAGCCTCGTAACGCGCACAGGAGAGAAGATAGTAACGCTTGCCAACTTCTCCCCTATTATGGATCTTAACGATACGGTTAAATACCACAACTGCATCTTTACGGATATTACAGAACAGAAGCTGGCGCAAAAAGAGCTCCAGATGGTGCGCTCGGTTTATGAAGCCTCACAGGACGGGATCTCTGTTGAAGCCGACAGGAAATTCATTCTTGTAAATGAATCGTTTGCAGGGATATTCGGCTACGGGAGTGCTTCTGAGCTGATCGGGAAAGACTCTCTTGACATTGTTGCAAACGAGGATATACCCAAAGTAGCAAAGTTTATCAAAGCGCGCGAAAATAAAGAGCCTGCACCGGATCGCTATGAATTTCTTGCCCGGCATAAAGACGGATCAGTTTTCTATGCCGAGGTTTCTGTAACTTCATACGAGGCTGAGAATAAGACACACATCGTTTCCGTCTGCCGCGACGTTACGGAAAGAAAAAGAACACAGCAGGCGCTGAAGGATTCAGAGGAAAGGTACAGAAGCATTACAGACAATATAGACGACTTCCTCTGGACGGCAGAAAGAATAGACAGGAACATGAGGCCTGTATTTTATACCTCCTCAATTGAAAAAGTTACGGGATACGGCCAGGAGGAATTCCTCTCCGACTCAAAGCTCTGGTTTAAGCTCATATATCCCGACGACCTGAAGACCGTAAATAAAAAGCTTAAGAACCTGCTTCAAGACCCCGCCAGGCAGTCAGATGAAATAGAATTCAGGATCATCAATAAATCGGGCAACATTACCTGGGTCAGGAATAAAATAAAGGTAAAAAGGGACTCCATGGGGCTCCCGCAGAGGATATTCGGACTTGTAAGCGATATCTCGCTATACAAGAAAGCTTCCGAGGATCTGGAGAAGGTTACAGAAGCCTTAAGGGAATCCAACGATACAAAGGACAAGTTTTTGTCCATTATTTCACACGACCTCAGGACCCCTTTCAGCTCAATACTCGGCTTTACGGACCTCCTTCTTTCCGACGAGGGCTTAAGTGAGGTTCAGCGGACGCAGTATATTACCTTCATACAGGAATCATCTAAGAATATGCTCGCGCTCGTCAATTCACTTCTTGACTGGACGAGACTTCAGACGGGAAGAATGAAGTTTGAGCCTGAAAGGCTTAACATCAGGGAAGTTATTCAGAAATCTATCACCATTATGGCCGGCACAGCGCTGCAGAAGGGTATACGCCTGGAGATGCTTTTGGAGCAGGACACCTACGTGCACGCCGATCAGAACCTGCTTCTGCAGGTGTTTAACAACCTCATTTCAAACTCAATTAAGTTTACAAACTCCGGCGGCTCGATCAGTGTTTCAGGCCGCCCGGGAAAAGGGCTTACAAACTATCATTTTATTGTAAAGGATACGGGCGTAGGGATAAAAAAAGAGGATCTGGGGAAACTATTCCATGTGGATTCAAAGTTCACGCTTGAAGGCACAAAGGGGGAAAAAGGCTCAGGGCTTGGTCTTTCCATAGTACGTGAGATTATAGAAAAGCACGGGGGCGAAATTTACGTTGAAAGCGAGTTCGGCAAGGGTTCCGAATTCCATTTTACGCTCCCTGCCGCAGCGGCAAATATTCTTCTTGTTGATGACAATAAGACGGACCGCCTTTTATACCAGAAGATACTTAAGAACATTGTGCCAAATTACATAATAGATGAAGCCTCGAACGGAGAGGAAGCTCTTGAAATTATAGTCAGGAAAACGCCCGCGCTTGTAATTACGGACCACAGCATGCCTCTTATGAGCGGGTACGACATGGTCAGGAATCTTAATGGAATGGATATAAAAGGAAAGCCGCCCGTAATAGTACTAAGCGGCGACATAAACAAGCACATCTTTGAAGAATACCGTGAGCTTCAGGTGGAGTACATCTTCCAGAAGCCGGTAGACCTCACGAACTTCAAGACCGCAATTGAAAGATCGCTAAGGAAAGCCTTATTTTACTGA